The Niabella beijingensis genomic interval TGAGCGGGGTGGTACAAACCACCGTAGCGCGCGTATTGCAAACCTATCTGGAAGAGAACCCCAAGGATGCAAAGAACATCATCAATAAAGTGATCCTGGCCGCACAGGCCCGTATTGCCGCGCGTAAGGCACGGGATCTGGTGCAGCGTAAGACGGTGCTGAGCGGCGGCGGACTGCCGGGTAAGCTGGCGGATTGTTCCGACCGGGACCCGGAGCGTTGTGAGCTGTACCTGGTGGAGGGAGACTCCGCAGGTGGTACCGCCAAACAGGGGCGTGACAGGAGCTTTCAGGCCATCCTGCCATTAAGGGGTAAGATCCTGAACGTGGAAAAAGCGATGGAGCATAAGATCTACGAGAATGAAGAGATCCGTAATATCTATACAGCGCTGGGGGTAACAGTGGGGACCCCTGAAGACCCGAAAGCGCTGAATCTTGCAAAACTCCGGTATCACAAGCTGATCATTATGACGGATGCCGATGTCGACGGCAGTCACATCGCCACCCTGATCCTCACCTTCGTTTACCGGTATATGAAAGAGCTGGTAGAGCAGGGTTATGTATACCTGGCACAGCCTCCGCTTTACTTGGTAAAAAAGGGCAGGGAATCGGCCTATGCCTATAACGAGGAACAGCGTAAGGCACTGGTGGAAAAAATCGGAGCCGGGAAAGAAGATTCGGTAAACATCCAGCGTTATAAAGGTCTGGGAGAGATGAATGCAGAACAGTTGTGGGAAACCACGATGGATCCGGACCGCAGGACCTTAAAGCAGGTGACCATTGAAAGCGCCGCAGAGGCCGATCGTGTGTTCAGTATGCTGATGGGGGATGAAGTAGCACCACGGCGGGAATTTATTGAAAGCAACGCCAAATATGCGAAGCTGGATATCTGATGTTCGCAGGAACGAAATAAAAAAAGGGGCGGAATTTTCCGCCCCTTTTTTATACTGTATTTAAATCAAACAGCTCCTGTTATTTCTGCAATAACATGATGTTGTGTTTTTTCGCAAATTGCTGCTGTGCCTCGAGGAATTTTTTGTCGAGACCCACACCTTCCTGCTGAATGGTCTTTGCTGCTTCCGCTATTTTTTGGGCTGCTGCCGGATCCTGGCTGAACCGCAGGGAAAGGATCTTTCTGTAATCATCCGAGTAGGTCTTTTTCATAAAGGCAAAGGCTTTTGAAAGTGCTGCCTTCATGCCAAAATCATCTCCGCTGAATTTAAGGTCATCCAGCTTCTTTTGCTCTGTGCCAAGATAGTTTACGGCATCCGTCAATGCAGCAACGGCGCTGCTGCTGTCGGTGGAAGTGGCCACCTGCTGTTCTGTCTGGTTTATTTTCATAGCCAGTTCTCTTTGGATCATCACCAGACCATTGTTGTATTCAACAGCCTGTTTCTGGCCGCCTCCGCAGGAAGCCAGCACGATAACACTTAAAAAGGCGAAGCATATTTTTCTCATAGTTTAAAAATTTCGATAAAGATAACCGCTTTATATGGAATGACTTATTTTTTTTGAGGGCTTAAAAATTCTTTAATGTAACGCGTAATGGTGGCCTCCTCATCGGTTTTGGGATGAGGGCAGACCTGCAAAAATCTTTTATAGTAAGCGGTAGCCCGGGTATTGTTTTTTAAGAAGCGGTGCAATACGCTGCCCGCCTGGTACAGGTCCAGCAGATCTTTAAAGAGATAATAAGAAGTATCATACAATGCAACAGCCCGGGTATAGTTTTGCACGGCAACGGCATTGCCGGCCTTTGCCCGGTAATAGGTAGCCGCCATCTCCTGGATGTTGAAGCCGATGCATTCGGTAAGCAGCGAATCGCTGACGGCATATTCTTTCTTCATGGCAAACGCAAGCGCAGCACCATATGCAGCCGACTCATTATTTGCATCCTGTAACAGCAGCCAGTTGTACACACTTATCACACTATCCGGTCGTTTTAAATTCAGGTAGCTGAAAAGAAGGTTGATATAGGATGACAGAAGTTCAGCAGGCGCCACATCGCGGCTCCGCAGTCGTTCACCCCAGGCAACGGCTTCGCTATAGCGTCCAGCGGTAAAACTCAGGTTTACTTTTTTCCCGATGATGGGAGCATAAGTGGTATCAAACCGGAGGAATTGGTCGATAAGCTGCTCTGCCTGGTTCTTTTGCTTTGCTCCGCTGAGGTAGGTGCAATAATCGTATACCACTTTTCCGGCTGTTGGTTTCAGTTCATAGCTTTTCCGGATGCAGGCAATGGCCGAGTCGTTTTTTTTCAGCAAATACCAGGCTGCTGCTGCCGCCTGCCAGTATTTGTATTGTTCCGGAAACAGGCGGGTCAGGTTCTTATAGTAGAAAAGTGCGCTGTCCGGCTCCCTGTTCATATTATGGATGGATGCGAGATAGATCTGTGGTGCCGGCAGGCTGCCGTTTTTTTGATAAAGGGCGGTAAAAACAGATCGGGCCTGTTTAAAATCCTCGTTCATATAGCAGGCATAGCCCAGGTCAAACAGGTATTGCTCGTTATCCGGTGCAGGGACCGTCTTTAAATACGCTAACGATTGTTCATATTCCTGGTTCTGGAAAAATTGTTGCAGGCGGTCGCGGTTATAGGAAGCCTGGGCAGGAACAATAACCGGTATTAGACACAGGATGCTGAAAATGATTTGTTTATGCATTTTTCTGGTTGTTTTTTGATCGTTTACAATATAAATATAACTAAAAAACTAGTTTTAGTAAGTCTTTTGGTGCCTAATATTAGGAGGCCGTTTAGATAAAAACCCTTAATTTCAAGTTTTCAAATCAAAAATTATTCATTATGGCAGATGCAACTCTTACCGCTTACAACGTGAAAACAAAAGAAAAAAATGTACCGATTCAGGATGCTGTAATTTCCCGTACATCTAAGGGCGGCTATATTGCGAAAGGACACGACGGAAAAGGCAATAAGTTAACTTCTCTCCTTGGAGAAGAAAAGGCATTGGCTGCTATTAAAGCCGGTTTGGCAAAACAGGACTGGTAAACTTTGCATTTTTGTATATCGGGCCCCGCATTTTTTGCGGGGCTTTTTTATGCGGGTACGGCTGGCATATAAGCAGTGCCTGCAGGCTGAAACCCAGGGTTTTCCTGATAACGTTTGCGTAAATAAAAAGCACCGATCACTTCCAGCCCCAGTGATTTAGACTTAACTTGGCGCCTCAGCGAAGCCTGCCTTCAATTGAAACAGTATTGCCGGATGTTGAAATATAGTATCTTCTTTTTGTTGATTTTGGTCGGAACATATCCGAATGCCCAGTCTGACTGGAAGTTGCCGGAGGTGCGGGAGCCCCGGTTTGGCAATGCTGTTTATCCCATCACTGATTTCGGAGCTGTTCCCGATGGCTTTTTTTTAAATACAAAAAGCATCCAGGACGCCATTGATGCCTGCTCAGGTAAGGGAGGGGGAACGGTACAGGTGCCGGCAGGCCTCTGGCTTACCGGTCCGCTGGTATTAAAGTCGGCGGTAAACCTGAACCTTGCAGCAGGGGCAACGCTTTTGTTTACAAAGGATAAGTCCCGTTATCCGCTGGTAAAAGCCAATTGGGAAGGGTTCCCCCAGATGCGGAACCAGGCGCCGATCTCTGCAGAAAATGCCACGGATATCGCGATAACCGGAAAAGGGATCATCGACGGCAACGGAGATGCCTGGCGCGCGGTAAAAAAAGATAAACTGACCGAATCGCAATGGATGAAACGGGTAGCGTCCGGTGGTGTGCTGAGTACCGACGGACGTCTTTGGATGCCTTCGGAAAGTTATGCGAAAGGGGAAGCATTAAAAGACCCGGGACGTATTTCACCGGATAAGGATGCCGCGTTTTATGCGTCGGTAAAAGATTTTTTCCGTCCCAACCTGCTCGTGCTCACTTCCTGTGATGGCGTGTTACTGGAAGGGGTAACCTTTCAGAATTCGCCCGCCTGGTGCCTGCATCCCCTGATGAGCAGGAATATTACCGTGCGGGACCTGTCTGTTAAAAACCCCTGGTATGCGCAGAACGGGGATGGCATCGACCTGGAGAGCTGCAGCAATGTGCTGATCGAAAACAGCGTGTTCGATGTAGGAGATGATGCGCTTTGTATGAAAAGCGGCCGGGATGCCGACGGGCGCCAGCGGGGGATGCCGACGAAAGATGTGATCATCCGCAACTGCACGGTGTATGCATCTCACGGAGGATTTGTAGTAGGCAGCGAAATGAGCGGAGGCGTTAACAATGTATATGTAAGCAATTGTAGTTTTATCGGTTCGGATATCGGATTGCGGTTTAAAACGACCAGGGGAAGAGGTGGTGTTGTGGAGCATATTTTTATCAAGGATATTTACATGAAGGATATACCCGGTGACGCCATCCTGTTTGATATGTATTATATGGCGAAGGACCCCGTTCCGCTTGAAGGAGAGAAAAGGACCCTTCCCAAAGTAGAGCGGCTGCCGGTAAACGAAACCACCCCGCAGTTCCGTAATATTGAGATCAGCAATGTTTATGTGAACGGGGCGGAAAAGGCGGTGTTTTTACGGGGACTTCCGGAGATGCCGGTACGCGGTATCCGCATTCGTAATGCCGTATTCCAGTCAAAAAAAGGAATAGACATTCAGGAAGCGGCGGATATCCGGTTTCAGAATGTAAAAGTTTATACAGCCGTTACACAACCGGTGATCGATGTGATCAACGGGAAGCAGATACAATTTGACCGGCTGGATTATGGCAGGAAAGCGGAACTGCTGCTTCGCATAAGCGGCAGCAATAACGATGGGCTGCAGTTCCGGAATACCAGTTACAAGGAAGCCGAAAAAAAACTGGAAGCATCGCTGGGCGCTACGGAGGCAGTTGTTTCTTTTAAATAAAAACAGTTTTGGATAAATGAAAAGATTTTTTTTAATAGCGTTGATGGGGCTGGTGTTTCAGTCTGCTGTAAACGCCCAACCCTATTCGCAGCAATTGGCGCTTACGGCCATGCACATCTGGCCCGACTCTTTTTCGGTAGTTCCCGGGCGGCCCGCCAGATGGAGCTATGATCAGGGGGTTATCTTAAAAGGGATCGAAGGCATCTGGCTGGCTACCGGCGATCCGCGTTGGTTCAGTTATATCCAGCACAGTATGGATTATTATGTGCAGGAGGACGGAAGCATTAAAGATTACCAGGCCGATACCTATAACATCGACCATGTCAACAACGGAAAATTATTATTGACCCTTTTTCGGGTGACCGGAAAAGAAAAATATAAAAAAGCTGTACTAAAGTTAAGAGAACAATTAAACACCCACCCTCGCACGCATGAGGGTGGGTTTTGGCACAAAAAAGTGTATCCCTGGCAGATGTGGCTGGATGGTCTTTATATGGGCCAGCCGTTTTATGCAGAATATGCATCGGTTTTTGGAGTGGATTCCATTTTCAATGATGTGACCCGTCAGTTTGTGTTAATGGAAAAGAATGCACGTGATCCCAAAACAGGACTGCTGTATCATGGGTATGACGAAACCCGGCAAGAGCAATGGGCCAACCGTCAAACAGGGGTATCCCCGCATTTTTGGGGACGGGCACTGGGCTGGTACGGAATGGCACTGGTGGATGCATTGGATTATTTTCCTGAAGATCATCCCGGGAAAAAAGAACTGATCGCCATCCTGAACCGGCTGGCTGCAGCAGTAATAAAAGTGCAGGATAAAAAGACCGGCATGTGGTATGATATCGTGGATCTTCCGGAACGTTCGCCCAACTATACAGAATCCTCGGCAACAGCTATGCTGGCCTATACATTGGCAAAGGGCGCCCGGAAGGGTTATATCGCGGACACGTACCGGGAGGCAGCAAAAAAAGCATTTGACGGGCTGGTAAAATACAAGTTGACGAAGAAGGACGGAATGCTTTGTTTGGATGGTACGGTTTCGGTTTCCGGTCTTGGAGGGAAGCCTTACCGCGATGGGAGCTTCGAATATTACATGAAGGAAAAAGTGGTACAGAACGATCCCAAGGGCATGGGCGCTTTTATCCTGGCGGCTAATGAAATCGAGATGATACCCGGGCTCGCCGCGGGGGCAGGAAAAACAATTCTGCTCGATAACTATTTCAATAATGAATGGCGTAAAGGTGCCGGCGGACAGCAGGAGCGCTGGCACTATACCTGGAACGACCGTTCCAATGGCGGCTACTCCTTTTTGGGCAACCTGTTTGAACGCCAGGGCGCAAAACTTCAGACACTGACCGCAGCCCCTTCTGCCGCCGGCCTGCGCCAGGCATCGGTTTACATTATTGTGGATCCTGATACCGATAAAGAAACCGCCCGCCCAAATTATATGAACAACGGGCAGCATGCCGCGCAGATAGCGGAATGGGTAAAGAACGGAGGCGTATTGGCACTGCTGGCCAATGATGCCGGCAACTGCGACCTGGAACACTTTAACATCCTTGCGGAAAAGTTCGGTATCCGGTTCAACAAGGATAATCTGCTTATGGTTAAGAACAATAATTATGAGATGGGGCGTGTAAACATACCCGCAGGTAATATAATTTTTAAAAATGCCAAAAATGTTTATCTAAAAGAAATAAGTTCTTTGAATCTTTACAAAAATGCATCATCCGTGTTAAAATCAAACGATGTAACTGTGATGGCGGTAGCCCGGTACGGCAAAGGAACTATATTCGCCCTGGGAGATCCCTGGATTTACAATGAGTATGTAGATGGCAGGAAGCTCCCGCTGCAATATGAGAATGTAAAGGCGGCTGAAGATTGGGTGACCTGGCTTTTAAAAACGGCAGTAAAAAAATAAAAAGCAATAGCACAAATGCAATTATCTAAAGCAACACTAACATCTTTAAAACAGGACCCGGCGCTGGTGGTTCCCACGCCGGCGCAGCTGGAGCTTCCGGAGAAGGTCCTCCAATTTGGAACCGGCGTATTATTACGGGGACTGCCCGATTATTTTATTGATAAAGCAAACAGGGAGCAGCTATTTAACGGAAGGATCGTGGTGGTGAAATCCACAGATACCGGCGGAGCCGATGCCTTTGAGACACAGAATGGATTGTATACGATCTGTGTAAGAGGGCTTGAAGATGGAAAGGAAATCAATGAATACATCGTCAACAGCTCCATCAGCCGGGTGCTGTCTGCCAAAACACAGTGGCAGCAGATCCTGGAATTTGCAAAAAGCCCGGAACTGGAAGTAGTGATATCCAATACTACGGAAGTAGGGATTGTAATGAGTGAGGACAGAATTACGGATGAACCACCGGCATCCTTTCCCGGAAAATTACTGGCGGTATTGTACGAGCGGTTTAAGACGTTCGGGGGAGCCGCGGATAAGGGACTGGTGATTGTGCCCACAGAACTGATTATTGAGAACGGGCGTAAACTGAAAGAGATCGTGCTGCAGTTGGCAGAACAGAATCAGCTGGAAGCTGCTTTTATCAATTGGATAAACGACGCGAATTCTTTCTGCAATTCTTTAGTGGACCGGATCGTTCCCGGTAAACTGGGCGGCAGTGATCTGGAGCAGACGGCTGCCTGGCTGGGGTATACCGACGAACTGATGATCATGAGCGAAGTATTCCGCCTCTGGGCCATTGAAGCCGACAGCCCCCGGGTATCGGAGGTTTTGTCCTTTGCACAGGCGGACCCCGGCGTCGTTATAGCACCGGATATTGAAAAGTTCCGGGAATTAAAATTACGGTTGCTGAACGGTACGCATACATTGTCTTGCGGCCTGGCTTATCTGGCGGGTTTTGAAACGGTGAAAGAAGCTATGGGCGATGCAGCGTTTAATGGATTTGTTACAAAGCTTTCCAAAGACGAATTAGCTACCGGTGTTACAGGGGTTAAGATCACTTATGAGGAAGCCTGCAGGTTTGCCGACTCGGTGATCGAGCGGTTTAAAAACCCTTTTTTAGATCATAAATGGTTGAGCATTAGTTTTGCGTACACATCGAAAATGCTGATGCGCGATGTACCGTTGATTAAGAATTTTTACAGCAAAGCACAGCAGGGGCCGTCTGCAATAGCGCTGGGATTTGCCGCCTACCTGCTTTTTATGAAAAGCGAAAAAGAGGGAACACAGTATACCGGAACGGTCAATGGAAAAACGTATGTGCTGAATGATGACAAAGCAGGTATTCTTTCGCAGAAATGGCAGGAGTCAGCAACTACGGATGACCTGGTACAACGCGTTTTGGAAGATACCGGCTTGTGGAATGAAGACCTGACACACATTCCGGGCTTTGCGGCAGATGTAAAAGAGCAATTGAATCGTTTAACAGAAAGCGGAGCGCAAACCGCTTTAAAAAAATTAATAAAGGGATAAAAAATGGCGGAGATCGTTTTAAAGGTTCATCCAAAGGATAATGTTATTGTAGCGCTTAAAGATCTGAAAAAAGGTCAGGTGGTTCAATACGGCGGCGAGGACTTTGAATTACAGGATGACATTCAGGCAAAACATAAATTTTTCACACATGACCTACAGACGGGTGATGAAATCATCATGTACGGTGTATTGGTGGGCAAGGCACAGGAATTTATTCCGAAGGGCGGACGCATGACCACCACGAACACAAAGCATGCGGCAGATCCTTTTGAATACCGGCCCTATCACTACCAGTGGACGGCTCCGGATGTTTCTAAATTCAAAGACCGGACCTTTAACGGGTATCACCGCAGCGACGGAAGAGTGGGAACCGCCAATTACTGGCTGTTTATGCCCACCGTTTTTTGTGAGAACCGCAACCTGGATGTGATCCGGGAAGCACTGCACAATGAACTTGGTTATGCGGTAACCGATAAATACAAAAGGTATGCCCATCATCTGGTGGAAGCATTTAAAAATAACGAAGATCTTTCCAGTGTAACGTTAAATGCACTTCCGGAAGGTGAAGACCGCAAAGGGACGCGGTTGTTTAAAAATATCGATGGTATTAAATTCTTGAACCACCAGGGTGGTTGCGGGGGTACCCGGCAGGACGCCGGTGTTCTAAGTAAGCTGCTGGCCGCTTATGCAGACCATCCGAATGTAGCGGGGATCACCATTCTCAGCCTGGGATGCCAGAACCTGCAGACAAAACAATTACTGGAAGATATTAAACAACGAAATCCTTCTTTCGATAAACCCGTCCTGGTGTTTGAACAACAACAATCGCAAAGTGAAGAACAACTGGTGTCAGACGCCATCCGGAAAACATTTGAAGGATTAATCGAAGCCAATAAAATGGAGCGCAGTCCGGCTCCCCTGACGGCACTTACGGTAGGGGTGAAGTGCGGCGGAAGCGATGGCTTTAGCGGCATCAGCGCCAATCCTGCTGTAGGATATACCAGCGACCTGCTGGCGGCATTGGGAGCAAAGATCCTGCTGGCTGAATTCCCGGAATTGTGCGGAGCAGAACAGCAACTGATCGATCGTACGATCGATGAAGCGGCCGCCCGGAAATTCATTCACCTGATGACCACGTATAATGACCAGGCCCTCAGCGTTGGCTCCGGATTTTTTATGAACCCTTCTCCGGGAAATATAAAGGACGGATTGATCACAGATGCGATCAAGAGTACCGGCGCTGCTAAAAAAGGGGGTACTTCCCCTGTGGTGGATGTGCTGGATTATACAGAGCCGGCCACAAAACCGGGTCTGAGCCTGGTATGTACACCCGGTAATGATGTAGAAGCTACAACCGGTAAAGCCGCATCCGGAGCCACTTTGATCCTGTTCACCACCGGATTGGGCACGCCTACGGGTAATCCTGTTTGTCCCACTGTTAAGATCGCCACCAATACTGCTCTTACGAAAAGGATGGGAGATATAATTGATATCAATGCGGGAGGCATCATTGATGGCGAAAAAACCATCGAACAAATGGGAGAGGAAATACTGGAATATTGCATAAAGGCGGCGAGCGGTGAAGTGATACCCAAAGCGGTGCAGCTGAACCAGGACGACTTTATTCCATGGAAACGGGGTGTATCACTATAACGTCAGCGCTCCGGACCGGTGCCTGGGTAACACATGCGCCTTATAAAAGTAATTAACGATTAACAAATAGGTTGTGAAACATTTTTTAGACGACAATTTTTTACTGGATACAAAAACGGCAGAACAGCTGTATCATGAATACGCTAAAAAGATGCCGATCATCGATTATCATTGCCACCTGCCGCCGCAGCAGATAGCAGAGGATGCCCGGTTTAAGAACATCACACAGGCATGGCTGTATGGCGATCATTATAAATGGCGTGCCATGCGTACCAACGGTATAAATGAAGCTTTTATTACCGGAAGCGCATCTGATGAGGAGAAATTTTTAAAATGGGCCGAAACAGTGCCTTATACCATGCGGAATCCCCTGTATCACTGGACCCACCTGGAGTTGCAGCGGTATTTCGATGTACAGGAAGCGTTGGATGGCAGCAATGGAGCCCGCATTTATGAAACTACTTCGTCAAAGATCAGCAGCCCCGATTATAGTGTAAGAAGCCTGCTGCGTAAAATGAATGTAAAGGTGGTTTGTACCACGGATGATCCCGTGGACTCGCTGGAATTTCATAAAACGATCAAAGCAGACGGGTTTGAAATACCCGTGCTTCCTGCGTTCCGGCCGGATAATGCTATGAATGTTTCTTCACCGGAAACGTTTGCAGCCTATGTTGCCCGGCTGGAAGCAGCTTCAGATACCGAGATAAAAAACCTGGATACATTCTTACAGGCGTTGAAAAGCCGGCATGATTTCTTTGCTGAAATGGGCTGCTCCGTATCGGATCACGGGCTGGAATACATCCAGGCCGCTGATTATACCGAAGCAGCAGTACGTGTACTGTTTGACAAGATCTTAAAAGGAACAGCACTTTCGCCGGAAGAACAGGAACAGTTCCGTTCTGCAATGCTCGTTTGGTTCGCAGAATGGGATCATGAAAAAGGATGGGTACAGCAATATCATTTGGGCGCGCTGCGTAATAACAACACCCGCCTGCTGGAAAAATTAGGACCGGATACGGGATGGGACTCCATCGGTGATTTCACCCAGGGCAGGTCGTTGTCAAAATTCCTGAACGGCCTTGATAAAAACGACCGGCTGGCAAAGACCATTCTTTATAACCTCAATCCCTCCGATAATGAGCTGTTCGCCACCATGACCGGAAATTTTAACGATGGTACGGTGGCCGGTAAGGTGCAGTGGGGATCCGGATGGTGGTTCCTGGATCAGAAGGACGGTATGATCGACCAGATGAATACCCTTTCCAACATGGGACTGATCAGCCGTTTTGTTGGAATGCTGACGGATTCCAGGAGCTTTCTCTCCTTTCCGCGGCACGAATACTTCCGTAGAATACTGTGCAATTTGTTTGGAAACGATATCGAAAATGGCGAACTTCCCGCGGATATCAACTGGATCGGCAAGATCATAGAGGATATCTGTTTTAATAATGCCAATGCGTATTTTGGATTTAATGTGAAATAAAGAAAATGAGTAATTCGTATTTTGATTTAACCGGTAAAACGGCGTTAGTAACCGGAGGAAATAAAGGGATCGGAAAGGGGATGGCCCTGGGCCTGGCAAAAGCAGGTGCCGATATTATTGTAGCTTCCCGTAGTGTGGAAGCCGGATCGGAAATAGAAACTGAAGTAAAAAAACTGGGCCGCAGTTTTAAACATTATAAACTGGATGCTGCGGACAGGAACAATGTGTATGAATTCATAAAACAGGTATTGTCGGAGAATGAGCGGATCGATATCCTGATCAATAACGCCGGAACCATCATGCGGAAGCCGGCTGCGGAACACCCCGACGAATACTGGGATAGTGTACTGGCCATTAATCTGGATACGCCTTTTGTGCTTGCAAGGGAATTCGGAAAGCGCATGATCGAACAGGGATCCGGTAAGATTATTTTTACCTGCTCACTGTTGAGTTTTCAGGGTGGTATCAATGTGCCCGGATATGCGGCAAGTAAAGGCGCTTTAAGCAGTCTGGTAAAAGCACTTGCCAACGAATGGGCCTCAAAAGGTGTGAATGTAAATGGCATTGCACCCGGTTATATTGCAACAGATAATACACAGGCCCTCCGGGAAGATGCCGACCGGAGCAAAGCCATCCTGGACCGGATCCCCGCAGGACGCTGGGGAACACCTGAAGATTTTGCCGGTCCGGCTGTTTTTCTGGCATCAGAAGCAGGAAGCTATGTACAGGGTACGATCCTTACTGTTGACGGCGGCTGGATGGGCCGGTAACAGTTAAAATTCCAAATCTCAAATCTCATCCCGATGATTATCGGGACTCAAATCTCAATAACAATGAACATAAGATACGAACACAGTCCGCAGGAAACAAAAGGAATGACATCCGAGCAATTAAGGGAAAGTTTTCTTGTTGAAGACCTGATGCAGGCAGACAAGTTAACATTGGTATATAGTTTTTATGATCGCCTGATTGTTGGCGGAGTAAAACCGGTAGCAAAAACAGTAGTGCTGAAAAATGAAGAGGAGCTGAAAGCTGATTTCTTCCTGCAACGCCGGGAACTGGGTATC includes:
- a CDS encoding glycoside hydrolase family 28 protein codes for the protein MLKYSIFFLLILVGTYPNAQSDWKLPEVREPRFGNAVYPITDFGAVPDGFFLNTKSIQDAIDACSGKGGGTVQVPAGLWLTGPLVLKSAVNLNLAAGATLLFTKDKSRYPLVKANWEGFPQMRNQAPISAENATDIAITGKGIIDGNGDAWRAVKKDKLTESQWMKRVASGGVLSTDGRLWMPSESYAKGEALKDPGRISPDKDAAFYASVKDFFRPNLLVLTSCDGVLLEGVTFQNSPAWCLHPLMSRNITVRDLSVKNPWYAQNGDGIDLESCSNVLIENSVFDVGDDALCMKSGRDADGRQRGMPTKDVIIRNCTVYASHGGFVVGSEMSGGVNNVYVSNCSFIGSDIGLRFKTTRGRGGVVEHIFIKDIYMKDIPGDAILFDMYYMAKDPVPLEGEKRTLPKVERLPVNETTPQFRNIEISNVYVNGAEKAVFLRGLPEMPVRGIRIRNAVFQSKKGIDIQEAADIRFQNVKVYTAVTQPVIDVINGKQIQFDRLDYGRKAELLLRISGSNNDGLQFRNTSYKEAEKKLEASLGATEAVVSFK
- a CDS encoding UxaA family hydrolase, producing the protein MAEIVLKVHPKDNVIVALKDLKKGQVVQYGGEDFELQDDIQAKHKFFTHDLQTGDEIIMYGVLVGKAQEFIPKGGRMTTTNTKHAADPFEYRPYHYQWTAPDVSKFKDRTFNGYHRSDGRVGTANYWLFMPTVFCENRNLDVIREALHNELGYAVTDKYKRYAHHLVEAFKNNEDLSSVTLNALPEGEDRKGTRLFKNIDGIKFLNHQGGCGGTRQDAGVLSKLLAAYADHPNVAGITILSLGCQNLQTKQLLEDIKQRNPSFDKPVLVFEQQQSQSEEQLVSDAIRKTFEGLIEANKMERSPAPLTALTVGVKCGGSDGFSGISANPAVGYTSDLLAALGAKILLAEFPELCGAEQQLIDRTIDEAAARKFIHLMTTYNDQALSVGSGFFMNPSPGNIKDGLITDAIKSTGAAKKGGTSPVVDVLDYTEPATKPGLSLVCTPGNDVEATTGKAASGATLILFTTGLGTPTGNPVCPTVKIATNTALTKRMGDIIDINAGGIIDGEKTIEQMGEEILEYCIKAASGEVIPKAVQLNQDDFIPWKRGVSL
- a CDS encoding LIC11966 family surface protein is translated as MRKICFAFLSVIVLASCGGGQKQAVEYNNGLVMIQRELAMKINQTEQQVATSTDSSSAVAALTDAVNYLGTEQKKLDDLKFSGDDFGMKAALSKAFAFMKKTYSDDYRKILSLRFSQDPAAAQKIAEAAKTIQQEGVGLDKKFLEAQQQFAKKHNIMLLQK
- a CDS encoding tagaturonate reductase, which encodes MQLSKATLTSLKQDPALVVPTPAQLELPEKVLQFGTGVLLRGLPDYFIDKANREQLFNGRIVVVKSTDTGGADAFETQNGLYTICVRGLEDGKEINEYIVNSSISRVLSAKTQWQQILEFAKSPELEVVISNTTEVGIVMSEDRITDEPPASFPGKLLAVLYERFKTFGGAADKGLVIVPTELIIENGRKLKEIVLQLAEQNQLEAAFINWINDANSFCNSLVDRIVPGKLGGSDLEQTAAWLGYTDELMIMSEVFRLWAIEADSPRVSEVLSFAQADPGVVIAPDIEKFRELKLRLLNGTHTLSCGLAYLAGFETVKEAMGDAAFNGFVTKLSKDELATGVTGVKITYEEACRFADSVIERFKNPFLDHKWLSISFAYTSKMLMRDVPLIKNFYSKAQQGPSAIALGFAAYLLFMKSEKEGTQYTGTVNGKTYVLNDDKAGILSQKWQESATTDDLVQRVLEDTGLWNEDLTHIPGFAADVKEQLNRLTESGAQTALKKLIKG
- a CDS encoding glycoside hydrolase family 88 protein, encoding MKRFFLIALMGLVFQSAVNAQPYSQQLALTAMHIWPDSFSVVPGRPARWSYDQGVILKGIEGIWLATGDPRWFSYIQHSMDYYVQEDGSIKDYQADTYNIDHVNNGKLLLTLFRVTGKEKYKKAVLKLREQLNTHPRTHEGGFWHKKVYPWQMWLDGLYMGQPFYAEYASVFGVDSIFNDVTRQFVLMEKNARDPKTGLLYHGYDETRQEQWANRQTGVSPHFWGRALGWYGMALVDALDYFPEDHPGKKELIAILNRLAAAVIKVQDKKTGMWYDIVDLPERSPNYTESSATAMLAYTLAKGARKGYIADTYREAAKKAFDGLVKYKLTKKDGMLCLDGTVSVSGLGGKPYRDGSFEYYMKEKVVQNDPKGMGAFILAANEIEMIPGLAAGAGKTILLDNYFNNEWRKGAGGQQERWHYTWNDRSNGGYSFLGNLFERQGAKLQTLTAAPSAAGLRQASVYIIVDPDTDKETARPNYMNNGQHAAQIAEWVKNGGVLALLANDAGNCDLEHFNILAEKFGIRFNKDNLLMVKNNNYEMGRVNIPAGNIIFKNAKNVYLKEISSLNLYKNASSVLKSNDVTVMAVARYGKGTIFALGDPWIYNEYVDGRKLPLQYENVKAAEDWVTWLLKTAVKK
- a CDS encoding tetratricopeptide repeat protein produces the protein MHKQIIFSILCLIPVIVPAQASYNRDRLQQFFQNQEYEQSLAYLKTVPAPDNEQYLFDLGYACYMNEDFKQARSVFTALYQKNGSLPAPQIYLASIHNMNREPDSALFYYKNLTRLFPEQYKYWQAAAAAWYLLKKNDSAIACIRKSYELKPTAGKVVYDYCTYLSGAKQKNQAEQLIDQFLRFDTTYAPIIGKKVNLSFTAGRYSEAVAWGERLRSRDVAPAELLSSYINLLFSYLNLKRPDSVISVYNWLLLQDANNESAAYGAALAFAMKKEYAVSDSLLTECIGFNIQEMAATYYRAKAGNAVAVQNYTRAVALYDTSYYLFKDLLDLYQAGSVLHRFLKNNTRATAYYKRFLQVCPHPKTDEEATITRYIKEFLSPQKK